Below is a genomic region from Gemmobacter sp. 24YEA27.
TGCAAGCCTGACCGCCTCCCGCGTCAGATGCTGCAGTTGCGAAAATCGGTTGTAAATTTCCATGGCCGTTCCTCCTCCGGCTGCCGATACGTCCGGGCAGATTTTACTCACTGTCTGTTTCCCGACCATGATCCAGATCAGGATCACGCCGCTTCCCACCGGCTTCTGCCCCCCGCATCGGGGCTTTCCCCCCGCCGTTCCGCAGAGTAGGCTGCGGCAGAATTTCCGAAGGGACGTCAAGATGGATATCCGCCCGCTCAGTGACACCTATGCCGTTTCGCCCCAGATCGCCCTTGAGGACCTTGAGGCGATCAGGGCCGCCGGCTATCGTGCAGTGATCGACAACCGCCCCGACGCCGAGATCCCCGACGAGCTTCATACCGGGGAAATGCGGGCGCAGGCCGAGGCGCTTGGCCTTGTCTTCTTTGCCAATCCGGTGATCGGCGGCGCGCTGACGATGCAGAATGTCACGGCCCAGGCCGAGGCCATTGCCGCAGCGCCAGGCCCGGTCCTGGCCTATTGCGCCAGCGGCAACCGATCCTCGATCGTCTGGGCCCTGTCCCAGGCCGGAACGCGGCCCGCGAGCGAGCTGATCGCCGCCGCAGCGCAGCATGGCTACCAGCTCGCTCATCTCGCCCCGCAGATCGAGGCACTTGCCGCGCAAAAAGCCGCTGGCTGAGATATCGGAGCCGGGGGGCTGCCGGGATCGCGCGGCCCTTCCCCTGCCGAGCCGGACCAGCCGCTCAGGCCGGGACACGGACATCAAACCTTTCGCCCAATCCCGCGTCCAGCCCGAAACCAGGATCGGGTGCGGTCCCTTGTTCGACAGGCCCCTGTTCCATCGGAAAGCCCGCCGGGAAATCCAAAGATCCGTGAGCGGTCTCTGATGGCGGATCCTGCCTTGCGGCCATGTCAGGGAGGCCGGCATCAACCTCGCCTCCCGGTGCCGCAACAGCGCTGATCCGCAGCGCGCGATAGCCATTTTGCTGCCCGAGACGCGCCGCCGCCACCGCCCTCCCGTCAATCCCAATCAGGCTGATCCTGGCGATACTGGCATCGTTCAGCGCCAAAAGCTGCCCCGGCTCCAGCTGCATCACCTCATTAAGCGTCAGCATCCGACGCCCCAGCACGGCCTGCAATTCGCATTCGGCCTGCCCCAGATCCGCGGCAAATCCCTCAGGCCCCGACGTATTGGCAGAGGCAAGTGCGACCGGGGGACCGGTAAGTGGCAAAGCGAGCAATATCTCACCGCTGCGTTTGCCATCAGCCAGCGAAAGCGTGGCGCTCATAAGGTGATAGGGCTGATCATCGAGTAAAAGCCCGATGCTGCGCGCGTCATCAAGCTGTGATGCGAAACGGAATCCGGCCTCCACCCGGCGGTCCGGCAGATCGCGGACCAGGAAATCGAAGCGTGCCAGCGCCCGGTCAAGCACCGGCGAGATCATCGCAGCATCCGTTCGGGTCGGACGCCGCGGCCCCGGCGGTCCCGCGCCAATGCGGCCGATCGTCTGTATCTCGATCAGCGAGGCCGTGAGCTCCGGCGACAGCGCCGCCACCCCCATCGCGCCACCTGGCCCATCCAGCAGCGCAATCAGAGCGCGCTCAGCCGGCAGCTCCGGCAGTTCCACCAGATCGCAGGGCCGCGACGTCAGGGCCGTGGTGTCGGCCGGCAATCCCGCCCCTTCGCGCAAGGCACGCGCCAGCGCCAGCCGCCAGGTCTGATCTACCAGCGCATGGGGCCGGGCCTGTTCGTCTTGCGCGGGGCGGAGTTTGCGGCGCAGGATCTCGCTCATGCCAATGCTTCCCGTTCTGTCCAGGCAGCACCATTCTGACCGCGAGAAAGTTTGCGCAAAGTTAACAGGGCAGAGAAAATCGTCTAAAAACCGCTGCCAGCGCCGCACTGCCTGGTTTTTCAGCCCGGCTCGATCCGAAGCGGCAGCACCACGCGGAATGCCGCCCCGCCCTGACCCGGAAGATAGTCGATCGTGCCGCCGAGATTGGTCACGATTTCCCGGCAGATCGCGAGGCCAAGCCCGGCGCCCGAGGCCCGCGCCTCACCGGGAAGGCGCCAGAACTTCTCGAACACCATGGATTGCAGCGCCTTGGGAATGCCCTTCCCGTTATCCGCGACATCGACCCGCACCCGCCCGGCCCTGACCCGCACCGCGATGCGGATGCGAGGATGGCTCGAATCGCAATATTTACGCGCATTGGCGATCAGATTGATGAACACCTGCGTCAGCCGGTCCGCATCGGTCCGCATCCAGACGGATTCGGCGACCTGGTCACGGGTGAATTCGATATCGCGCTCTGGCTTGACCTTTTCGGTCGCAAGGATCGAACGGTCGATCAGATCGCGCATGCTTACAAGGCTGACGGAAAGCTGCACCTTGCCGCTTTCCAGCACCGAAAGATCCAGCAGGTCATCGAGCAGCCGGGTCAGCCGTACCGCCTCGTCGCGGATGATCCCGCCCGAGCGCGCCACAGTGCCGACCGGCAGGTCACCCTCGGCGAGGATCTCGGAAAAGGCGCGGATCGAGGTCATGGGCGTTCGCAGCTCATGGCTGATCTGCGACAGGAACGCGTCTTTCTGCACCGACAGAGCGGTCAGCTTCTCATTGGCCTCGCGCAATGCGGTGGCGGTACGGGCAAGCTCGCCGCGCTGCTCCTCAAGCTGGGCGGAATGTTCCATCAGCTGCGCGGATTCGCGCGCGACCACCATCAGATCCTCGACCGTGACCGTATCCAGGCCGACCAGTTTCGAAATCATCGCATGTGCGGTGGCCGCCCCGATAGAGCCCGCGAGCCGTTCTTCCAGCGCCGCCAGAAAGGCCGGGGTCGGGTCGGGCAGCATCGACTCGCTCTTGCCCTGATCGCGGGCAGCGCGCTCGAACAGACTCTGCGCCTCTTCTTCGCCCATGATGCGCTGCGTCATCATCAAAAGCGCCTCGGGTTCGGCCTCGCCACGCGCCCAGCGTTGCGGGCCTACGGGGCCGTCAAAGACATTGACGAAGGCGGCGCTTTGCAGCCTTTCGACCGGGCCGGGGAAGCTGAGGATCGAGGCGGCGCAAAAGGCTGCGGTATTGCCGATCAGCGACCAGAACAGCGCATGGACCAGAGGGTCCATCACCTCGGTCCCGAACATGCCATTGGGCCGCAGCCAGCCCAGCCCCCAAGGCCCTGATTGCAGCACCGAAGCCGGCAGGATCGCATCTCCGAATGACGGCAGGAACAGGCAATAGGCCCAGAGCAAAAAGCCCGTCGCCAGCCCAAGGAGCGCGCCTGTCCGCGTGGCGCCGCGCCAGAAGATGCCGCCGATCATCGCGGGCAGGAATTGCGCGACCCCGGCGAAAGAGATCAGCCCGATTTCGGCCAGCGCCCCCGAACCGCCCGAAAGCCGGTAATAGCCGAGCCCAAGTGCCAGAACGAGCGCGATGGAGAGCCTGCGCGCCGTCAGCACCAGGGAACGGATATCTTCGGAAATTGCGCCCGACCGACGCAGCCTCAGCCAGGTCGGGATCACGATATGGTTCGATACCATCGTCGCAAGCGCAATTGCCTCGACAATCACCATCGAGGTTGCCGAGGAAAATCCGCCAAGGAAGGCCAGCATCGCAAGCCCGCCCTGCCCTTCGGCCAAAGGCAGCGTGAGGACGAACATATCCGGGTTAGATCCCGCAGGCAGCCTTTCGATCCCCATAACCGCGATGGGAATGATGAAAAGGCTCATCGCCAGCAGATAGGCCGGAAAGGCCCAGGAGGCGCGGGCAAGCTGGCGGTCGTCGGAATTCTCGACCACGATCACCTGGAACATGCGCGGCAGGCAGATCACGGCGGCGCCTGCAAGGAACAGAATCGCGGTCCAGCGCCCCGGTTGCAACTGCCAGTCATGGAGGGATGAGGCGTCGATCTTGGCCATGATCCCCGAGACACCGCCCGCAAGGCCCCAGACCACGAAACAGCCAACCGCGATCAGTGCGACGAGCTTCACCACAGCCTCGACCGCGATGGCGGTGACGATGCCGGTATGCTGCTCTTTCGCATCCAGATTGCGGGTGCCGAAGAGGATGGTGAACAGCGCAAGCCCTGCCGCCACCCAGATCGCGGTCTGCCCGGCGGCCGGGCGGGCCTCGCCCGGGGCGGCGCTGGCGAAAACCTCGAAGGCCAGCACCACCGATTGCAGTTGCAGCGCGATATAGGGCGTCACCGCGACAATCGCGATCACCGTGACCAGCACACCAAGCGAGTTTGACTTGCCATAGCGCGAGGAAATCAGATCGGCGATCGAGGTCAGCCGCTGCTGTCGCCCGATATAGACGAGCTTGCGCAAGATCCACCACCAGCCGATGAAGACCAGCGTTGGCCCCAGATAGATGGTGATGAATTCGAGCCCCGAACGCGCGCCATATCCGACAGCGCCGTAAAAGGTCCAGGCGGTGCAATAGATCGACAGTGACAGCGTATAGACCAGAGGCGAGCGCAGCCAGCCAAGCTTGCCCTGCCCCGAGCGCCGTTCCACGAGGAATGCAACGGCAAAGAGGAAGATCACATAGGCGAGGCAGGAAGCAACCAGCAGGTTGAAGGACATCAGGGGATCAGCCTTCTTCCTCGTCGCCCGTCAGCATGGCGGGGCGCGCGGCATCCGGGCGGGGCGCGTCGGGGCTCGCCAGGCCCGGTGCCAGCAGCGCGGCGGCAAGGATCAGCAAGGCCCAGGTCACAAAGAACCAGATGACATCAGAGGACAGGAGCCGGTTGCCATCACCACCCGCAGGCGTCCATAGGATCGGCAGGATCATCAGAAAAGCCCCCGCCACCGGCAAAAGCCGCGCAGCGTCCCGCAGCCGGCGGCGGCGATAGGGGATGCGGCCCAGAAAAAGTGGCCGCCTCACGTGTGACCTGCCATCTCGACCGGACGGGCCCTTTGCTGCGGCCCTGGACGCTGCGCGCCGCGGCAGCAAGCAGCGCGCAGCCCCGCCTGGAAAAGGCACCCGGTTTCGGCAGAACCAGAACCGGGCCCGGGGCGCAACAGATGCGCAAACCCTGCGGCGACCTTATGGGGTGACATTGCCGGACTCCGCTCCGGCCCGGCCGGCTATGTCGCCAGCCCCGGTCAGGCTGCGCACCTCGGCCACGATCTCGGCATTGGAAAAAGGTTTGGTCATGAAACGCGTCGCCCCGGCGCGTTCGGCGGCCTCGCGGTCGCGTGGCAGGCCCTTGGCGGTCAGCATCAGCACCGGCACATCGGCAGTCACCGGATCGGCGCGCAGGGCCGTCAATACCTCGATCCCGGAAAGCCCTGGCAGCATATGGTCAAGGATCACAAGGCCCGGCTGCACCCTCCGCGCGATCTGCGCCGCGTCGCGACCCTCGGCATGGTGGATCACCTCCCAGCCGGCGCGCGACAGGATGAACTGGATCGCCTCGGCGATATTGGGTTCATCTTCGACCAGCAGCACCTTGCGGCTGTTTTCCATGCCCGTCCCCCGCCTTTCTTCCTCCCGGCCAGCCGCCTGAAGCGCAGCGCTCCCGGCCTTCCCGGTTCCGGACACCTGGCCCGGAATGCCAGTATCTTATGATTTTCCTGCCCCTGTCAAAAGGCGATCTCGCGCTGCATTGCGGCACGAGGGTTCAACCGGGGCGTGCCGCGCCGCGCTGCGCCTTTGCCGCCGCCGCCGGCGCTGTCCCAAGGATCGAGGGTTCGCGGCGCGCGGGACAGGCCTCGCGCGGGCAAATGCGGCAGGTGGTGCCCGCCGCAATCGGCGCCTGGTCGGCCGGTGGCGCCGGATCCGGCAGGATCAACATGGCCGCCTCGCGCAGCTCCGGTCCGGCAAAGCCCCAGGGCAGCCGCGCCTCGCACCAGGCAAGACAAAGAAACCGCCCGCCGCCGGGCTGCGGCATCTCGACCACCGCCCGGACCGGCTGGCCGGGCCGCGCCAGCGCCGCAAACAGCGGCCAGAGCGGACAGGCCGCCCCATAACGCGGCGGCGAAAACCCTGGCACAGGTTTGCGAAACAAAAGCGTTCCCGATGCATCACAGACCACCAGCCCGGCATCAGACCCGGGCCGGAAGGCCATGCGCCGCATCGCAGCATGAACCGGCACCCCGAATCTGGCGGCAATCAGCGCCGGATCGCCGCCCGCCGCCAGCGCCGTACGCAGCCCGGCCTCGGGGATCATCGCAATGTCCTTTTGCGCCTGGGCTGACCAGGCCCGCGCCAATGCCCGCGCCTCGCGCCCCGGGATCTGATCGGCTGCCGCTTCATCCGGCAGCGTCCAGCCGATCCGCGCCAGCCAGGCTTCCAGCTCATCCTGGGGCGCGACAACGACGCTCTCCGCCTCTTCCCCGGAATGGTCGAGCCAGGAGACCAGCGCCTCGGCGCCATCCACCAGACGTTCACTGTCCTGATGCAGGTTCAGGTGAAACCGGCGCTGCCAGTCGGGGCTGAGATCCTCGGTCTCGACCAGAATCCCCGCCGTCGCCCGGACCGCCGAGAGCGCCGATAACAGTTCATGCAGCGCCGCCGAGAGATGCGGATCATGGCCCAGCCGGTCATTCAGCGCCGCCATCCCCTGCCTCAGGCCCGCGATATGGGTCTGAAGATCGGCAATCAGCTGCGCCCAGCCGGGATAGCGCCCGGCAAGTTCACCTGCCCGGTCCGCTTCGGCGCCCGAGCCCGGAAAGCTCGCCGCCGCCGCGCGCATCTCTGCCACCAGCGCGCCGGGATCCCGTTCGGAAAACTCCTCCGGCGCAAGATCAAGCGCGCGCGCGAGCCGTTCCAGCACCTCGGGCGTCACATTGCGGCGATTGTGTTCGATAAGGTTGAGGTAAGAGGGCGAGATCCCCGCCGCCCGGCTGAGATCGCCCTGCCGCATCCCCGCTGCAATACGCCGTTCCCGCAACCGGGTGCCGATCAAAGGGGCGCGTGACATGGTCTCTCCGGGCAAGGTCAGCTGGGCGGCGCGCGACAGGCTCGCCCGGAGAATTTACAGTACGGTGAAAACTTTACAACCGAGGCTTACACACCCGTGACCGGGATGCTGCCCCGCTGCACCGGGCGCGGCGCGGTAAGATCTTTCCACTGCGTATAGGCACGGCTGACCGACCCGCGCGGATCGCGGGCGACGAATTTGCCATGCCCCTCGGCCGATGTCAGCTGGCCATCCGTCACCGCCACATGCCCGCGCGACAGCACGTAGCGCGGCAGGCCGGTGACCTCCTGCCCCTCGAAGACGTTGTAATCAATGGCGGATTGCTGGTTCGCCGCCGAAATCGTTTTCGTCTTTTCTGGATCCCAGACCACCAGATCGGCATCGGCCCCGACCAGCACTGCGCCCTTCTTCGGGTAGCAGTTCAGGATCTTGGCGATATTCGTGGAGGTCAGCGCGACAAATTCATTCATCGTGATCCGCCCGGTGCGCACCCCATGGGTCCAGAGCATCGAAAGCCGGTCTTCGAGCCCGCCGGTGCCATTGGGGATCTTTGTGAAATCGCCAAGCCCGGTGCGTTTCTGCGCCGTGGTAAATGCGCAGTGATCGGTCGCGACGCAGGACAGAGACCCCGAGGAAAGCCCCGCCCAAAGGCTGTCCTGATGCCGTTTGTTCCGGAACGGCGGCGACATCACGCGCCGCGCGGCATGGTCCCAGTCCTGGTTGAAATACTCGCCCTCATCCAGCGTCAGATGCTGGACCAGTGGCTCGCCCCAGACACGTTGCCCGGCCTGGCGCGCCCGGCGGATCGCCTCATGTGCCTCTTCGCAGGAGACATGCACGATATAGACCGGCACACCCGCCATATCGGCAATGGTGATGGCGCGATTGGTGGCCTCGCCCTCGACCGCGGGGGTCGCGAATAGGCATGGCCCTCCGGCCCGGTGGTGCCGGCGGCCATCAGCTTCGTCTGCAGTTCCGCGACGAGATCGCCGTTTTCAGCATGTACGAACGGGATCGCGCCCAGATCGGCGCAGCGCGAGAATGACGCGAACATCTCGTCGTCATTAACCATCAGCGCGCCCTTATAGGCCATGAAATGCTTGAACGAGTTGATGCCGCGATCCGCAACCTCTTTCATCTCATCAAAGACCTGCTCGCTCCACCAGGTCACCGCCATATGGAACGAATAGTCGCAATGCGCCCGCGCGCCCTTATTGTCCCAGAGCTTCAGCGCATCCATCAGCCCCTGGCCAGGAGCTGGCAGCGCGAAATCGACCACCATCGTGGTGCCGCCCGCCAGCGCCGCACGGGTGCCGGAGTCGAAATCATCCGCCGTATGAGTGCCCATGAACGGCATTTCGAGATGGGTATGCGGGTCAATGCCGCCCGGCATCACATAGCAACCCGAGGCGTCAAGAACCTTGTCGCCTTTCAGCCCATGCCCGATGGCAATGATTTGCCCCGCCTCGATCAGCACATCCGAGACATAGCTCAGATCCGCCGTAACAATGGTGCCGCCTTTGATGACCGTACTCATGATCTTCTCCCTGTTATTGTCCCGCACATACCGGATCAGCCAGCGCGTCGCGCAGCCCCCCGGCAGCGAAATCGAATTCGGTTCCGACCTCTTCGCCCCTGACAGAGAGGATGACGCCGGCGCTGTTTTGCAGCCGCTCCACCGAGTCCGGGCCAAGCGCGGTGAAATAGCTGCCGCCGGCATAGGGCATCTCGTTCAGATCGATACTGTCGCCATCGGCAAGACCAAGGCGCGCGGTGATCGTGCTGCCAAAGGCTGCCTCGCCTGCGGCAGAATAGCGGATGGTGCGATTGCCACCCTCATCGGTCCAGCAGGACAGATAGAGCCCGTTCCCGACCGAATCCCGCAGATAGGCCTCAGAAAATTCGGCCTCGGAGCGCTCGACCACGACCGGGCGCGAGCCGCCACCATCCGCCAGATATTGCAGCTGCCAGCCTTCCGCCGCCGCGGCCGTGCCCATAACAGCCAGCAGCGCCGCAAGGATCACCGGAGAAGAATTCATGTCTCAGCCTTTTCTCTTCACGCCACGACCTGCGCCGTTTCCAGCACGGCATGGAGAAGCACATCCGTTCCCGCCGCCGCCCATTCCGGGCTGATCGCCTCGGCCTCATTATGCGACAACCCGCCCTCACAGGGGCAAAAGATCATCGTGGTCGGCGCCACGCGCGCGATCCAGCAGGCATCGTGGCCCGCACCCGAGACGATGTCGCGATGACTGTAGCCCAGCTTGTCAGCCGCCCGGCGCACCGATCCGACCAGATCCGGGGTAAAGGTCACCGGGTCGAAATGGCCGACCGCCTCGACCGCGCAGCCAACGTCAAGGCCCGCGCAGATCTTTGCGGCACCGTCCTCGATTGCCGCCCGCATCCGGTTCAGCTTTGCCAGATCCACGGTGCGGATATCGACGGTGAACACCACCACGCCCGGCAGCACATTCCTGGAATTCGGAGCGAACCGCACCTGACCGACGCCGCCCACCGCATCAGGCTGGTTCGCCATCGCGACTTCCTGCACCAGCTCAATTATCCGCGCCATGGCGAGGCCCGCATTCTTGCGCATCGCCATTGGGGTCGAGCCGGTATGCGCATCGCGCCCGGTCAGGGTGAATTCAAGCCACCACAGCCCCTGGCCATGCGTCACCACGCCAATATCAACGCTTTCCGCCTCGAGGATCGGCCCCTGCTCGATATGCAGCTCATAATAGGCGTGGATCTTGCGCGCACCGGTCTGCTCCTCCCCAAGCCAGCCGATCCGCCGCAGCTCATCGCCAAAACGCTTGCCGTCAGGGTCCTGGCGTGACCAGGCATGATCCTGGTCGATGACACCTGCGAAAACGCCCGAGGCCACCATGGCAGGCGCAAACCGCGCGCCTTCCTCATTCGACCAGTTCACCACCGTGATCGGATGTTTCGTGCGGATCCCGAGATCATTCATCGTGCGAACGGCCTCAAGCGCGCCCAGTACCCCAGAACCCCGTCATATTTGCCGCCCGTTGGCTGGGTATCGAGATGGCTGCCCATGAAGACCGGCTCGGCCTCCGCCTCCTCGCCGGGGCGGGTAAAGAACATATTCCCCATCTGATCGACGCCCATGGTCATGCCGGCGGCCTCTGCCCAGGCGCGGAACAGATGGCGGCCCTCATTATCCGCATCGGTCAGCGCCTGGCGATTATTGCCCCCAGCGACACCCGGCCCGATCCTGGCCATCTCCATCAGGCTTTCCCACAGCCGTTCGGAATTGATACGGAGGTTTTCACCGGCGCCCGTTCTGGCGCCTGTTCCGGCCCCGATTCTGCTGGTGTTGGCCATCATGTTCCCGTCCTGCTGTGGTGTCAGCCAGAAGCCAGCACAGCCTGACCACATGGTCAAGAATTTTCCCCGGACGCGCGACAGAGGTTTGACCGAATGCCCCGCGCCTGATTTAAAAACTTTATGGAGAACAAGACCGTCCGCGCCCCGCGCCGCAGCCGTATCCAGCAAAAGAACCGCGAGACCATCCTCGCGGCGGCGCTGGAGGTGTTTTCGGCGCAGGGGTTCCGTGGCACGACGCTGGACCAGATCGCGCTTAAGGCCGGGCTCTCGAAACCCAATCTGCTGTATTATTTCGGATCAAAGGAAGAGATCCACCGCGACCTGCTGACCGGGCTGATGACCTCCTGGCTGGAGCCCCTGCGAGCGATGCGCGATGACGGTGACCCGCTTGCCGAGATGCTGGGCTATATGCGCCGCAAGCTGGATCTGTCGCGCGATTTTCCCCGTGAAAGCAGGCTCTTCGCCAATGAGATCCTGCAAGGCGCGCCGCGTATTTCCGAGGCGATTCAGGGGGAATTGCACGATCTGGTACAGGAAAAAGCGCGGCTGCTGGCGCGCTGGATGGATCAGGGGCGGATCCGGCGTTCGGACCCGGTGCATCTGATCATCTCGGTCTGGGCGCTGACCCAGCATTACGCCGATTTCGAAAGCCAGACGCGCGCGGTGCTGGGCGCGGGGCACGATCCCTGGTCCGAGGCTGCTGGCTTTCTTGAAACCCTCTATCTGCGGCTGTTATCGCCGCAGCCGGGCATAGGTATCCCCTGAAAGACCATTAAAAAGCAAGACATTACCTCCTAGGGAGAGGCGCTGATCTGTGTCAGGCTCTTCGGGTGGGGCTTTCTATCGTGGGGTGACGGTTATGGAATTCATTTCCGCCGTCCGGCCTGTCATGCCGACCGTAGAACCGGTTGCGAATGCCCAGGCCGGGACTTCTGCCGGATCTACTCCGGCATCACAAAGCGGCAGCCGAGCTTCGGCCGCCGCCGCAAGCGAGATCGCGCGTCCTGTGGCTCAGGCCTCGGGGGCCAACAGTTCAAGACCGCCTTTGACCGATCAAAGCCTGCTCTCCGAAGCCGCGCGCGACAAGGTCGAGGCCGCGCAGCGGGCCTATATGATGACGCTCCGGGCCGTTGGGGTGAACCCGCTGGCAAACCGCGTGCCCTGAACGACGCGGGCAAACCGTGACCTCCGGCGCGCTCCTATGGCCCAGGGGCCCCAAACGGCCCACGCGCTGCGTCATGTGACTCTGCCGTACGCAGGGTCGCGCGTGATCTTTTGCTGCGAAACACTGGCTGCACGCCAGGCCCGCCGGAACAGGCTTTCCTGACCGGAGAGTGGCGCCGAACCGACATCTGCGGACGGCACCACTGCCCGTTCCGCCTATTCTGCCGCCGGGCGAGAGGACGGGTTGTTCGGATGCGTCGTCCAGTTCGCGTAATCGCCGACCACAAGCCCGGTGCGCGGATCGACGGAACCCTTCGCCATCGGCTCCATCGTGATGCAATTCTCGACCGGGCAGACATTGACGCAAAGATTGCAGGCGACGCATTCATCTTCTTTCACGGTGAAGACACGCCCCGGGCCCATCGCAATCGCCTGATGGCTGGTATCCTCGCAGGCCGCATAGCAGCGGCCACATTTGATGCAATCATCCTGGTTGATATGCGCCTTGGCGACGTAATTCAGGTTCAGATATTGCCAGTCGGTGACATTAGGCACCGCGCGGCCGCGCAGCTCATCCAGCGTCATTCCCTTTTCATCGAGATATTCGCTGAGGCCCGAAATCAGCTCCTGCACCACTTTGAACCCATAGGTCATCGCCACCGTACAGGCCTGCACCGTGCCACAGCCAAGGGCGATGAACTCTGCCGCATCGCGCCAGGTGGTCACGCCACCGATCCCCGAAATCGGCAGGCCCGCAGTTTCCCGAGACCGCGCGATTTCGGCCACCATATTCAGCGCGATCGGCTTGACCGCCGGGCCGCAATAGCCGCCATGCGAGCCCTTGCCGTCGATCATCGGCTCGGGCGAAAACGTGTCGAGATTGACCGAGGTGATCGAATTCACCGTATTGATCAGGCTGACCGCATCGGCGCCACCGCGTTTGGCGGCCTCGGCCGGCAGGCGGATATCGGTGATGTTCGGCGTGAGTTTCACGATACAGGGCATGCGCGAATGCTGTTTCACCCAGCGGGTCACCATCTCGATATAGTCCGGCACCTGGCCGACGGCAGAGCCCATGCCGCGTTCCGCCATGCCATGC
It encodes:
- a CDS encoding response regulator — its product is MENSRKVLLVEDEPNIAEAIQFILSRAGWEVIHHAEGRDAAQIARRVQPGLVILDHMLPGLSGIEVLTALRADPVTADVPVLMLTAKGLPRDREAAERAGATRFMTKPFSNAEIVAEVRSLTGAGDIAGRAGAESGNVTP
- a CDS encoding FliM/FliN family flagellar motor C-terminal domain-containing protein, which produces MSEILRRKLRPAQDEQARPHALVDQTWRLALARALREGAGLPADTTALTSRPCDLVELPELPAERALIALLDGPGGAMGVAALSPELTASLIEIQTIGRIGAGPPGPRRPTRTDAAMISPVLDRALARFDFLVRDLPDRRVEAGFRFASQLDDARSIGLLLDDQPYHLMSATLSLADGKRSGEILLALPLTGPPVALASANTSGPEGFAADLGQAECELQAVLGRRMLTLNEVMQLEPGQLLALNDASIARISLIGIDGRAVAAARLGQQNGYRALRISAVAAPGGEVDAGLPDMAARQDPPSETAHGSLDFPAGFPMEQGPVEQGTAPDPGFGLDAGLGERFDVRVPA
- a CDS encoding TIGR01244 family sulfur transferase — protein: MDIRPLSDTYAVSPQIALEDLEAIRAAGYRAVIDNRPDAEIPDELHTGEMRAQAEALGLVFFANPVIGGALTMQNVTAQAEAIAAAPGPVLAYCASGNRSSIVWALSQAGTRPASELIAAAAQHGYQLAHLAPQIEALAAQKAAG
- the preA gene encoding NAD-dependent dihydropyrimidine dehydrogenase subunit PreA is translated as MADLSTNFLGIRSPNPFWLASAPPTDKEYNVERAFEAGWGGVVWKTLGADGPPVVNVNGPRYGAVWGADRRLLGLNNIELITDRPLQVNLDEIKSVRRRWRDRALIISLMVPCDEESWKDILKKIEDTEADGVELNFGCPHGMAERGMGSAVGQVPDYIEMVTRWVKQHSRMPCIVKLTPNITDIRLPAEAAKRGGADAVSLINTVNSITSVNLDTFSPEPMIDGKGSHGGYCGPAVKPIALNMVAEIARSRETAGLPISGIGGVTTWRDAAEFIALGCGTVQACTVAMTYGFKVVQELISGLSEYLDEKGMTLDELRGRAVPNVTDWQYLNLNYVAKAHINQDDCIKCGRCYAACEDTSHQAIAMGPGRVFTVKEDECVACNLCVNVCPVENCITMEPMAKGSVDPRTGLVVGDYANWTTHPNNPSSRPAAE
- a CDS encoding TetR family transcriptional regulator C-terminal domain-containing protein, translating into MENKTVRAPRRSRIQQKNRETILAAALEVFSAQGFRGTTLDQIALKAGLSKPNLLYYFGSKEEIHRDLLTGLMTSWLEPLRAMRDDGDPLAEMLGYMRRKLDLSRDFPRESRLFANEILQGAPRISEAIQGELHDLVQEKARLLARWMDQGRIRRSDPVHLIISVWALTQHYADFESQTRAVLGAGHDPWSEAAGFLETLYLRLLSPQPGIGIP
- a CDS encoding helix-turn-helix transcriptional regulator — encoded protein: MSRAPLIGTRLRERRIAAGMRQGDLSRAAGISPSYLNLIEHNRRNVTPEVLERLARALDLAPEEFSERDPGALVAEMRAAAASFPGSGAEADRAGELAGRYPGWAQLIADLQTHIAGLRQGMAALNDRLGHDPHLSAALHELLSALSAVRATAGILVETEDLSPDWQRRFHLNLHQDSERLVDGAEALVSWLDHSGEEAESVVVAPQDELEAWLARIGWTLPDEAAADQIPGREARALARAWSAQAQKDIAMIPEAGLRTALAAGGDPALIAARFGVPVHAAMRRMAFRPGSDAGLVVCDASGTLLFRKPVPGFSPPRYGAACPLWPLFAALARPGQPVRAVVEMPQPGGGRFLCLAWCEARLPWGFAGPELREAAMLILPDPAPPADQAPIAAGTTCRICPREACPARREPSILGTAPAAAAKAQRGAARPG
- a CDS encoding ATP-binding protein, giving the protein MSFNLLVASCLAYVIFLFAVAFLVERRSGQGKLGWLRSPLVYTLSLSIYCTAWTFYGAVGYGARSGLEFITIYLGPTLVFIGWWWILRKLVYIGRQQRLTSIADLISSRYGKSNSLGVLVTVIAIVAVTPYIALQLQSVVLAFEVFASAAPGEARPAAGQTAIWVAAGLALFTILFGTRNLDAKEQHTGIVTAIAVEAVVKLVALIAVGCFVVWGLAGGVSGIMAKIDASSLHDWQLQPGRWTAILFLAGAAVICLPRMFQVIVVENSDDRQLARASWAFPAYLLAMSLFIIPIAVMGIERLPAGSNPDMFVLTLPLAEGQGGLAMLAFLGGFSSATSMVIVEAIALATMVSNHIVIPTWLRLRRSGAISEDIRSLVLTARRLSIALVLALGLGYYRLSGGSGALAEIGLISFAGVAQFLPAMIGGIFWRGATRTGALLGLATGFLLWAYCLFLPSFGDAILPASVLQSGPWGLGWLRPNGMFGTEVMDPLVHALFWSLIGNTAAFCAASILSFPGPVERLQSAAFVNVFDGPVGPQRWARGEAEPEALLMMTQRIMGEEEAQSLFERAARDQGKSESMLPDPTPAFLAALEERLAGSIGAATAHAMISKLVGLDTVTVEDLMVVARESAQLMEHSAQLEEQRGELARTATALREANEKLTALSVQKDAFLSQISHELRTPMTSIRAFSEILAEGDLPVGTVARSGGIIRDEAVRLTRLLDDLLDLSVLESGKVQLSVSLVSMRDLIDRSILATEKVKPERDIEFTRDQVAESVWMRTDADRLTQVFINLIANARKYCDSSHPRIRIAVRVRAGRVRVDVADNGKGIPKALQSMVFEKFWRLPGEARASGAGLGLAICREIVTNLGGTIDYLPGQGGAAFRVVLPLRIEPG